One Terriglobales bacterium DNA window includes the following coding sequences:
- a CDS encoding ATPase domain-containing protein, producing MSTRTMRSSVSHASSGVVGLDDVLIGGFPRDHLYLIEGDPGTGKTTFSRFSPPRASEPA from the coding sequence AGATGTCAACGAGAACAATGCGTTCCAGTGTGTCTCACGCGAGCAGCGGAGTCGTTGGACTCGATGACGTGCTGATCGGCGGTTTTCCCCGGGATCATCTCTACCTGATAGAAGGCGATCCAGGCACCGGCAAGACAACTTTCAGCCGTTTTTCACCACCAAGAGCGTCGGAACCGGCTTAG